One stretch of Cohnella algarum DNA includes these proteins:
- a CDS encoding xylulokinase, which translates to MRYFVSADIGTQGTKTAIVDETGRIAGASFRPSRLIRGPGGSVEEDPEEMFRSVTEGIREALDAASVEPGRVAAIGLAGQMAGILGIDESWNAVTPYDSWLDTRCEKHMPEIKAWGEERFIRLTGSPVTYAHGPKKLWWKRERPDVYRRIAKFVVPSAYAAGRLAGLKADEAFIDYTHLHFSGFADVSGMRWSQELLEAFGMDGDKLPAIVRPWDVVGSLSGQYALETGLPEGVPIVAGCGDSAAAALGGGLVRPGRLLDIAGTASILAGCVDRYSPDAETKTLIFARSVLPGLWAPHAYISGGGECLSWYRKLVSADGGEPLSYEKLSELAEKIAPGSDGLLFVPHFGGRVCPNDTDLRGSWIGLNWSHGKAAMFRSIMESIACEYRIYLDTLERLSGGIPYSGVHAVGGGAKGSLFARIKADALGLPVTALKNADSALQAVAAIAGFGIGHYADLAATAESFIAYDRRYEPDLSLRGAYDRLTKKYRMAVEGMAALYGNLKKTTLDERKIAT; encoded by the coding sequence ATGCGTTACTTTGTAAGCGCTGATATTGGCACGCAAGGCACGAAAACGGCGATCGTCGACGAAACCGGCCGCATCGCCGGCGCCTCGTTTCGGCCCTCGCGGCTGATCCGGGGGCCGGGCGGCAGCGTGGAGGAAGATCCGGAGGAAATGTTCCGGTCCGTTACGGAAGGCATCCGGGAAGCGCTCGATGCCGCCTCCGTCGAACCGGGACGCGTCGCCGCGATCGGCCTCGCCGGCCAGATGGCCGGCATCCTCGGAATCGACGAGAGCTGGAACGCCGTCACGCCTTACGACTCTTGGCTGGATACGCGATGCGAGAAGCATATGCCGGAAATCAAGGCGTGGGGCGAGGAGCGGTTCATTCGCCTTACGGGAAGTCCGGTGACGTACGCGCACGGGCCGAAAAAGCTGTGGTGGAAGCGGGAGCGGCCGGACGTCTACCGGCGCATCGCCAAATTCGTCGTGCCCAGCGCGTATGCGGCCGGCCGGCTGGCCGGGCTTAAAGCCGACGAGGCTTTTATCGATTACACGCATTTGCATTTTTCGGGATTTGCGGACGTGAGCGGGATGCGGTGGTCGCAGGAGCTGCTCGAAGCGTTCGGCATGGACGGGGACAAACTTCCCGCCATCGTCCGGCCGTGGGATGTCGTCGGAAGCTTGTCCGGCCAATACGCGCTTGAGACGGGATTGCCCGAAGGCGTGCCGATCGTCGCCGGCTGCGGCGACAGCGCGGCCGCCGCGCTCGGGGGCGGGCTCGTCCGCCCGGGGAGGCTGCTCGATATCGCGGGCACCGCCTCGATTCTCGCCGGCTGCGTCGATCGCTACAGCCCGGACGCGGAAACGAAAACGCTCATTTTCGCCCGGTCGGTGCTGCCGGGTTTGTGGGCTCCGCACGCTTACATAAGCGGAGGCGGCGAATGCCTGTCCTGGTACCGGAAGCTGGTCAGCGCGGACGGCGGGGAGCCGCTATCGTACGAAAAGCTGAGCGAGTTGGCGGAAAAAATCGCGCCGGGAAGCGACGGGCTGCTGTTCGTCCCCCACTTCGGCGGCAGGGTATGCCCGAACGATACGGACCTGAGGGGAAGCTGGATCGGGCTCAACTGGTCGCACGGCAAGGCGGCGATGTTCCGCTCGATCATGGAGTCGATTGCCTGCGAATACCGGATCTACCTGGACACGCTGGAACGCTTGTCCGGAGGCATTCCGTACTCCGGCGTCCATGCGGTCGGAGGAGGCGCCAAAGGAAGCCTGTTCGCCCGGATCAAGGCGGACGCGCTCGGCCTTCCGGTAACCGCGCTCAAAAACGCCGATTCCGCGCTCCAGGCCGTCGCGGCGATCGCGGGCTTCGGCATCGGGCATTATGCGGATCTCGCGGCGACAGCCGAATCGTTTATCGCGTACGACCGGCGCTATGAGCCCGACTTGTCGCTGCGCGGCGCGTACGACCGCTTGACGAAGAAATACAGGATGGCCGTCGAAGGGATGGCGGCGCTGTACGGAAACCTGAAAAAGACGACCCTCGACGAAAGGAAGATCGCAACGTGA
- a CDS encoding alcohol dehydrogenase catalytic domain-containing protein — MAEIPKPSVSDGEILLQVKSAGICGTDLRMIRNGYAGIGPDSPRTLGHEISGVIAEVGRSVRGYEAGMRVAVAPNIGCGICDLCVQGDQHLCPDYRALGVQLDGGFAEYVVIPEAAVRFGNVAPLPDRVTFDQAALIEPLSCVYNGILQCPIRLGDDVLVIGAGTIGIMYALLAKRAGAGRVFLANRSAKRLELARGIDDSLILLEASKLKESIPELTAGRGVDVCVTANPSPESQRTAVELTAMNGRINFFGGLPKTEENVEVNTNLIHYKQIVATGSTKANNRHFRKTLQFIANGIVDADRLITGRYAVADMEQAVAEAMSSEGIKTLIAFR, encoded by the coding sequence GTGGCCGAAATACCGAAACCGTCCGTCTCGGACGGAGAAATTTTGCTTCAGGTGAAAAGCGCGGGAATTTGCGGAACCGATTTGCGGATGATCCGAAACGGCTACGCCGGCATCGGTCCGGACAGCCCGCGGACGCTCGGACACGAGATCAGCGGCGTGATCGCGGAAGTCGGGCGGTCCGTGCGCGGGTACGAAGCCGGCATGAGAGTCGCGGTCGCGCCGAACATCGGCTGCGGCATTTGCGATCTGTGCGTTCAGGGCGATCAGCATCTATGTCCGGACTACAGGGCGCTCGGCGTCCAGCTGGACGGCGGCTTTGCCGAATATGTCGTCATCCCGGAGGCGGCGGTGCGATTCGGCAACGTCGCTCCGCTTCCCGACCGGGTTACGTTCGACCAGGCGGCGCTGATCGAACCGTTGTCGTGCGTGTACAACGGCATTCTGCAATGCCCGATTCGCCTCGGGGACGACGTGCTCGTGATCGGCGCGGGCACGATCGGCATCATGTACGCGCTGCTGGCGAAGCGGGCCGGGGCCGGAAGGGTGTTTTTGGCGAATCGCTCCGCGAAACGGCTCGAGCTTGCCCGCGGCATCGACGATTCGCTCATTTTGCTCGAAGCGTCGAAATTGAAGGAGAGCATCCCTGAACTTACGGCCGGAAGGGGAGTCGACGTTTGCGTGACGGCGAATCCGTCGCCGGAATCCCAGCGAACGGCCGTCGAGCTGACGGCGATGAACGGAAGAATCAATTTTTTCGGCGGATTGCCGAAGACCGAGGAAAATGTCGAAGTCAACACGAATCTTATTCATTATAAGCAGATTGTCGCCACCGGATCGACGAAGGCGAACAACCGTCATTTTCGGAAGACGCTGCAGTTTATCGCGAACGGCATCGTCGATGCGGACCGGCTGATCACGGGCCGTTATGCCGTCGCCGATATGGAGCAGGCCGTGGCCGAAGCCATGAGTTCGGAAGGCATCAAGACGCTGATCGCCTTCCGCTGA
- a CDS encoding DeoR/GlpR family DNA-binding transcription regulator, with amino-acid sequence MSDKSNDILFAEERRAEIVRLVNERKKVLVPDLIEFFKVSPATIRGDLRDLEAGGLIKRTHGGAIPSDSAKVGFEPDTAAKHVAHLAEKRLIAQRAADMVEDGDIVIIDTGTTTLEMARLLKDKTNVTAIVNDMEIALCLEAFAGVNVVVIGGTLRKKFHCTVGPFAAKLLSELNVDKAFLGTNAFSVQKGCTTPDINQAEIKKIMVRVASRVIVLCDGSKIGKNSFVQFVGPDEIDAFVTDDRADRTLLAEMAELGLEVVVAGK; translated from the coding sequence ATGAGCGACAAGTCTAACGATATTTTGTTCGCGGAGGAGCGGCGGGCCGAAATCGTCCGGCTCGTCAACGAGAGGAAAAAGGTGCTCGTCCCCGATCTGATCGAATTTTTCAAAGTGTCTCCCGCCACCATTCGCGGCGATTTGCGCGATCTGGAGGCGGGCGGCCTCATCAAGCGGACGCACGGGGGCGCCATTCCGAGCGACTCCGCCAAAGTCGGCTTCGAGCCGGACACCGCGGCCAAGCACGTCGCCCATTTGGCGGAGAAACGCCTGATCGCGCAAAGAGCGGCCGACATGGTCGAAGACGGGGACATCGTCATCATCGATACCGGAACGACGACGCTTGAAATGGCCCGGCTGCTCAAGGACAAAACGAACGTTACCGCCATCGTCAACGACATGGAGATCGCCCTGTGCCTGGAAGCGTTTGCCGGCGTCAACGTCGTCGTCATCGGCGGAACGCTGCGCAAAAAATTCCACTGCACGGTCGGTCCCTTCGCCGCCAAGCTGCTGTCCGAGCTGAACGTCGATAAAGCGTTTCTCGGCACGAACGCCTTCAGCGTCCAAAAGGGCTGCACGACGCCGGACATCAACCAAGCGGAGATCAAAAAAATCATGGTCCGGGTCGCCTCCCGGGTGATCGTCCTGTGCGACGGCAGCAAAATCGGCAAAAATTCCTTCGTCCAGTTCGTCGGTCCGGACGAAATCGACGCCTTCGTGACCGACGACCGCGCCGATCGGACGCTGCTGGCCGAAATGGCCGAGCTTGGCCTGGAGGTCGTGGTCGCCGGCAAATAG
- a CDS encoding Gfo/Idh/MocA family oxidoreductase: protein MGNSGIGIGIIGAGRAGLIHAVNFRKSVPYARLVAVADPNRETAERAARELEIDAFYTDYRQLLADERVRGVVVVTPTVYHREIVAAAAAAGKHVLCEKPMAMNARECDDMIAACGAAGVKLQLAFMRRFDASYREAKRQIEEGAIGEVVLVKSLTRGPSTPQPWMYDIRKSNGPLAEVCSHDIDTIRWFAGSEIEEVYAVGGNYRCGEIRDRFPDFYDNVALTARFRNGMAGSVDGAMGVQYGYDSRAEIVGTEGVIFLGQTHERTIVTASRDGALRRPFTTSWRSLFKDAYLAEDTDFVKCILEDREPYVTGHDGKMAVMAVEAGNASLAARKAVRVGK from the coding sequence ATGGGGAATTCGGGAATCGGAATCGGGATTATCGGTGCGGGCAGGGCCGGACTTATTCATGCGGTCAACTTTCGGAAAAGCGTCCCTTACGCACGCCTTGTCGCGGTCGCCGATCCGAACCGCGAAACCGCCGAGCGGGCGGCGCGGGAGCTTGAGATCGATGCGTTTTATACCGATTACCGGCAGTTGCTCGCCGACGAGCGGGTGCGCGGGGTTGTCGTCGTGACGCCGACCGTCTATCATCGGGAAATCGTCGCGGCGGCGGCGGCGGCGGGCAAGCATGTGCTGTGCGAAAAGCCGATGGCGATGAACGCGCGTGAATGCGACGACATGATCGCGGCGTGCGGCGCGGCCGGCGTCAAGCTGCAGCTCGCGTTCATGCGGCGGTTCGACGCCAGTTACCGGGAGGCGAAAAGGCAGATCGAGGAAGGGGCAATCGGCGAGGTCGTGCTCGTGAAATCGCTTACGCGAGGGCCGAGCACGCCGCAGCCGTGGATGTACGATATCCGCAAAAGCAACGGGCCGCTGGCCGAGGTGTGCAGCCACGACATCGATACGATCCGCTGGTTTGCCGGTTCCGAAATCGAGGAAGTGTACGCGGTCGGGGGCAACTACCGGTGCGGGGAAATCCGGGACCGGTTCCCGGATTTTTACGACAACGTCGCGTTGACGGCCCGTTTCCGCAACGGCATGGCGGGCAGCGTCGACGGCGCGATGGGCGTGCAATACGGCTACGACAGCCGGGCCGAAATCGTGGGGACGGAGGGCGTCATTTTTCTCGGGCAGACGCATGAGCGAACGATCGTGACGGCGAGCCGGGACGGGGCGCTCCGCCGACCGTTCACGACGAGCTGGCGCTCGCTGTTCAAGGACGCCTACTTGGCCGAGGATACCGACTTCGTCAAGTGCATCCTGGAAGACCGCGAGCCGTACGTAACCGGCCACGACGGCAAAATGGCCGTCATGGCGGTCGAGGCCGGCAACGCTTCGCTCGCGGCCCGCAAGGCCGTCCGCGTGGGGAAATAG
- a CDS encoding GerAB/ArcD/ProY family transporter: MERISQSQLLMFMVLSNYGANAGFVISALTQTTGYAGWLSLILGWAISLLGLAGSLKIASYRPDAFVTHFGKSLIGRWLHPIVMLLLIYYMMNVGASILRELSDFLIHSYFINTPEWAILTLFGAVCALAARTGIESIFRCAEGFLFFIVIGLVLVPFMLSKEYIWPIAGALIRDWDLRQLVQGTVGTPSYFQDSLFVMFLYPYLRDKKKTFRTMAAASAISLVMVLTVLIPCYLTFGKHLTAQLTYPSLELIRTVRLGDFLENIDPFVIALWMASLFLKNSLLLFLSMSGFGQLLGLKNAKPLAFSFGAIMIAMSKHVGPSLIVVHAFIEVWPAFTYFFAMLLIFYLVPIWLKKKNAA, from the coding sequence ATGGAACGGATTTCGCAATCCCAGTTGCTGATGTTTATGGTCCTGAGCAATTACGGCGCCAACGCGGGGTTTGTCATCAGCGCCCTGACTCAGACGACCGGTTATGCGGGCTGGCTCAGCCTTATTTTGGGCTGGGCGATCTCCTTGCTCGGGCTGGCGGGTTCCCTTAAAATCGCTTCTTACCGGCCGGACGCGTTCGTTACCCATTTCGGAAAATCGCTGATCGGCAGATGGCTCCATCCGATCGTCATGCTGCTGCTCATTTATTACATGATGAACGTCGGCGCGTCCATTCTGCGCGAGTTGAGCGACTTTTTGATTCACTCGTATTTCATCAACACGCCGGAATGGGCGATTTTGACATTGTTCGGAGCCGTTTGCGCGCTGGCCGCCCGCACGGGGATCGAGTCCATTTTTCGCTGCGCGGAAGGCTTTCTGTTTTTTATCGTCATCGGGCTCGTCCTGGTTCCGTTCATGCTGAGCAAGGAATACATCTGGCCGATCGCCGGCGCCTTGATCCGGGACTGGGATTTGCGGCAGCTCGTTCAAGGCACGGTCGGCACGCCTTCCTATTTCCAGGACTCGCTGTTCGTCATGTTTCTTTATCCGTACCTCAGGGACAAGAAAAAAACGTTTCGCACGATGGCCGCCGCCAGCGCGATATCGCTCGTCATGGTGCTGACGGTTTTGATTCCTTGCTATTTGACGTTCGGCAAGCATTTGACCGCCCAGCTGACGTATCCGTCGCTCGAACTGATCCGGACGGTGCGGCTGGGCGACTTTCTTGAGAATATCGATCCGTTCGTCATCGCTCTCTGGATGGCCTCCCTTTTTCTGAAAAACAGTCTTCTCCTGTTTTTGTCCATGTCCGGCTTCGGCCAACTGCTCGGGCTGAAAAACGCCAAGCCGCTGGCGTTTTCCTTCGGGGCGATCATGATCGCAATGTCGAAGCACGTTGGACCGAGCCTGATCGTCGTTCATGCTTTTATCGAGGTGTGGCCGGCTTTTACTTACTTTTTCGCGATGCTCTTGATCTTTTATTTGGTGCCGATTTGGCTGAAAAAGAAAAATGCGGCGTGA
- a CDS encoding Ger(x)C family spore germination protein, whose protein sequence is MLIRSPRHARLLRVSPLLAVMLLLGGCWSRVEVNDRLFVSVMLVDAAEKEDEITLTLGFPLPNRLTRIQQGNVGGDGNPYATVTRTGPTIAAAYRKMQTEVSRQINWGHTRVLIVGERFARRGIEPLLEFVMRQPSFQSKAYVFLSEGDARNIIMMTPIYEQFPTEVIRELAARRSLINTTVRDLLIGGPDVKDGLIGKIDVSAGRLVSEKGKPGNVLKNTGSGILSDYKLVGSLNPIQQRGAMWINGQMRDALVTIESPTDGKLVDFMVVKAESGIKVKARNGRIVFQIHVEAVDDVTSSNSDIDILDPKKVDQLQARLRKDIERRILAVLDYSQTIGVDMFQLGRYVEWYYPSIWNRWKDRWREHYRNDVDFEIRAHIVIERPGGVGNSFWIRDREEERK, encoded by the coding sequence ATGTTGATTCGTTCTCCGCGGCATGCTCGACTCTTGCGGGTGTCGCCCCTGCTTGCCGTTATGCTCTTGCTAGGCGGCTGCTGGTCGCGTGTCGAAGTGAACGACCGGCTGTTCGTTTCCGTCATGCTGGTCGATGCCGCGGAAAAAGAAGACGAAATCACCCTGACGCTCGGCTTTCCGCTGCCGAACCGGCTGACGCGCATTCAGCAAGGAAATGTCGGCGGAGACGGCAACCCGTATGCGACGGTAACCCGCACCGGACCGACGATCGCCGCCGCCTACCGGAAAATGCAAACCGAGGTTTCCCGCCAAATCAACTGGGGACATACGCGGGTCCTCATCGTCGGCGAACGGTTTGCCCGCAGAGGAATCGAGCCCCTGCTGGAATTCGTCATGCGCCAGCCTTCCTTCCAATCCAAGGCGTATGTTTTTCTTAGCGAAGGAGATGCGCGAAATATCATCATGATGACCCCGATCTACGAGCAATTTCCGACCGAAGTTATCCGGGAGTTGGCGGCCCGGCGCTCGTTGATCAATACGACGGTCCGGGACTTGCTGATCGGCGGCCCCGATGTGAAAGACGGTCTCATCGGCAAAATCGACGTGTCGGCCGGCCGCCTTGTCAGCGAAAAAGGGAAGCCCGGGAACGTGCTGAAAAATACAGGCTCCGGTATTTTATCCGATTATAAGCTTGTCGGAAGCCTGAATCCGATTCAACAAAGGGGCGCCATGTGGATTAACGGGCAAATGCGGGACGCGCTCGTGACGATCGAATCGCCGACGGACGGCAAGCTGGTCGATTTTATGGTCGTGAAAGCCGAATCCGGCATTAAAGTCAAAGCGCGAAACGGCCGCATCGTATTTCAAATCCATGTCGAGGCCGTCGACGACGTCACTTCCTCCAACTCCGATATCGACATTTTGGACCCGAAAAAAGTGGATCAGCTGCAGGCCCGTTTGAGAAAGGACATCGAACGGCGCATTTTGGCCGTGCTCGATTATTCCCAAACGATCGGAGTCGATATGTTTCAATTGGGGCGGTATGTCGAATGGTACTACCCCTCCATTTGGAATCGATGGAAGGATCGGTGGCGCGAGCACTACCGGAACGACGTGGATTTCGAAATCCGCGCCCATATCGTCATCGAAAGGCCGGGCGGAGTCGGCAATTCGTTCTGGATCCGGGACCGGGAGGAGGAGCGTAAATGA
- a CDS encoding spore germination protein has protein sequence MRWWLNGFKRKPKAKVTLRAAYEPAAPEPESGTLKARMNWLRTVLDRNSDIVFQSFRTAGGRSGAVVFVQNMVDSSLFESMLENGLALIDRDASEGPFSWIRKMPEVPISSYRLTASMNETVQQILEGHLALLLDGLEQVCLFPLRKIDKRAISESANESVIRGPREAFIEDLDTNLTMIRRKIKHPALKTEELRFGKYTHTKVMLVYLDGICKKELVDEVKLRLGRIKIDGVLGSSYLEEYLEDNPYSPFPQLQYTERPDTVAAGVLEGRIAVLVDGTPIPLLLPVTLSMLLQSTEDYYQKFIAATWIRWIRYIFLVVSFLFPSVYIAISTFHPEMLPPSFLTTVAAAREGTPFPAFVEALIMELMFEALREGGLRIPKAIGQTISIIGALIIGQAAVEAGIVSAPMVIVVSITGIASFIIPHYDLGLTFRFLRFPIMFMAASFGLFGVMVAIFLLYLHLVSLRSFGTPYLSPIAPMQFQGLKDVFVRVPWWKMRRRPVLYGTEAGVREKGVNLPQLPDHWEGD, from the coding sequence ATGCGGTGGTGGCTGAACGGATTCAAAAGAAAACCGAAGGCGAAGGTGACCCTTCGCGCCGCTTACGAGCCGGCAGCGCCCGAACCCGAATCCGGAACGCTCAAAGCCAGGATGAATTGGCTGCGGACCGTGCTCGACCGGAACTCCGACATCGTGTTTCAATCGTTCCGGACAGCCGGCGGACGCAGCGGCGCCGTCGTTTTCGTGCAGAACATGGTCGATTCCAGCCTGTTCGAGTCGATGCTCGAGAACGGGCTAGCGCTCATCGACCGCGACGCTTCGGAAGGCCCCTTTTCCTGGATCAGGAAGATGCCGGAGGTGCCGATTTCGAGTTACAGGCTGACGGCAAGCATGAACGAAACGGTTCAGCAGATTTTGGAAGGCCATCTGGCGCTGCTGCTGGACGGGCTTGAGCAGGTTTGCCTGTTTCCGCTTCGCAAGATCGACAAGCGGGCGATTTCGGAATCCGCCAACGAAAGCGTCATCCGGGGACCGCGCGAGGCTTTTATCGAGGATCTGGACACGAATTTGACGATGATCCGCCGAAAGATCAAGCATCCCGCCTTGAAAACCGAGGAGCTGCGGTTCGGAAAGTACACGCATACGAAGGTCATGCTCGTATACCTCGACGGAATTTGCAAAAAAGAGCTCGTCGACGAGGTCAAACTTCGCCTTGGCCGCATCAAGATCGACGGGGTGCTCGGCTCCAGCTACCTGGAGGAGTATTTGGAAGACAATCCGTATTCCCCGTTTCCGCAGCTGCAGTACACCGAAAGACCCGACACCGTCGCCGCCGGGGTTTTGGAAGGAAGAATCGCGGTTCTCGTCGACGGCACGCCGATTCCGCTTCTGCTGCCGGTAACGCTCAGCATGCTGCTGCAATCGACGGAGGATTATTATCAGAAGTTTATCGCGGCGACCTGGATTCGCTGGATCCGCTACATTTTTCTCGTCGTCTCGTTCCTGTTCCCGTCGGTATACATCGCCATCAGCACGTTTCACCCCGAGATGCTTCCGCCTTCGTTTCTGACGACCGTGGCGGCCGCGAGGGAGGGAACGCCGTTTCCCGCCTTTGTCGAAGCGCTGATCATGGAGCTGATGTTCGAGGCCCTGCGCGAGGGTGGATTGCGCATCCCGAAGGCGATCGGCCAGACGATTTCGATCATCGGGGCTTTGATCATCGGGCAGGCGGCGGTCGAAGCCGGCATCGTCTCGGCGCCGATGGTCATCGTCGTTTCGATAACCGGCATCGCTTCGTTCATTATTCCGCACTACGATCTCGGGCTGACGTTCCGCTTCCTTCGTTTTCCGATCATGTTTATGGCGGCCAGCTTCGGGCTGTTCGGCGTCATGGTGGCCATATTCCTTCTGTATCTCCATTTGGTAAGCTTGCGCTCCTTCGGAACGCCGTACCTGTCCCCGATTGCGCCCATGCAGTTTCAGGGACTGAAGGACGTATTCGTGCGGGTGCCGTGGTGGAAAATGCGCAGAAGACCGGTGCTGTACGGAACCGAAGCCGGCGTGCGGGAAAAGGGGGTCAACCTTCCGCAATTGCCGGATCATTGGGAGGGAGACTAG
- a CDS encoding saccharopine dehydrogenase family protein, which yields MKNRIVVIGGYGQVGGMISKELAQAFPGRVHAAGRSRERAEALSRETEGRALPMQIDLTRSPDPSFFSETKLVVMCLDQTDTAFARECLRHGVHYIDISADYGFLSRLRPLHSLAEEGGASAVLSVGLAPGLTNLLALQANRQLDRTESIDISVMLGLGDAHGRAAVEWTVDNLNAKFAVTKQGMPAEADSFTDGYAADFGGRLGKRKAYRFNFADQHILPQTLRVPTVSTRLAFDSAPLTGLLAGLKTLGALRLLRSKTIRDGLVNRLLSVKIGEPMFAVKIDARGTKGGESARAECFLYGKREAEATAITAVRVARSVYGDECPPGVYHIEESFELEAFRNDLAKVAKMEFRIS from the coding sequence ATGAAAAACCGCATTGTCGTCATCGGGGGATACGGGCAAGTCGGGGGCATGATCAGCAAGGAACTGGCCCAGGCATTTCCGGGCCGGGTGCATGCGGCCGGGAGAAGCCGGGAACGGGCCGAAGCTTTGAGCCGGGAAACGGAAGGCCGGGCCCTGCCGATGCAGATTGACCTGACCCGCTCCCCCGATCCGTCGTTTTTTTCGGAAACGAAGCTGGTCGTCATGTGCCTGGATCAGACGGATACCGCGTTCGCACGCGAGTGCCTTCGGCACGGCGTCCATTATATCGATATATCCGCGGACTACGGGTTTCTTTCCCGGCTCCGTCCGCTTCATTCGCTGGCCGAAGAGGGCGGCGCGTCGGCCGTACTGAGCGTCGGACTGGCACCGGGCCTGACCAATTTGCTTGCGCTCCAGGCGAATCGCCAGCTCGACCGGACGGAGTCGATCGACATTTCCGTTATGCTCGGACTTGGGGACGCGCACGGAAGAGCGGCCGTCGAATGGACCGTCGACAACTTGAATGCGAAATTCGCCGTCACGAAACAAGGCATGCCAGCCGAAGCCGACAGCTTTACCGACGGCTATGCCGCCGATTTCGGCGGGCGTCTCGGGAAACGGAAGGCATATCGCTTCAATTTCGCCGATCAGCATATTTTGCCGCAGACGCTTCGGGTTCCGACCGTTTCCACCCGCCTAGCGTTCGACTCCGCCCCGCTGACCGGCCTGCTGGCCGGGCTGAAAACGCTCGGAGCGCTTCGCTTGCTTCGGAGCAAGACGATTCGGGACGGTTTGGTGAATCGTCTTCTTTCCGTAAAAATAGGAGAACCGATGTTTGCAGTCAAAATCGACGCTCGGGGAACGAAGGGAGGCGAAAGCGCACGGGCCGAATGTTTCCTCTACGGTAAGCGCGAAGCGGAAGCCACCGCAATAACGGCCGTCCGGGTCGCAAGATCAGTTTACGGCGACGAATGCCCCCCGGGCGTGTACCATATTGAGGAAAGCTTCGAATTGGAGGCGTTTAGGAACGATCTTGCCAAAGTCGCGAAAATGGAATTCCGGATAAGCTAG